One genomic segment of Paraburkholderia phymatum STM815 includes these proteins:
- a CDS encoding methyl-accepting chemotaxis protein codes for MTLNQKLSSMMAVLWMGLVLIAVAGVWQYRTALIQDRRDQLKTVVQQGESVVKHYYALTQKNAMSDDEARRRTLEALSIMRYGKDGYLTVNDSRPVMLMHPFAPDLVSKDQSGFADPTGKHLFQELVKVSNKDGGGFVDYVWYRPGGSRDTPVQKTSYALRFAPWDMIIVTGMYMDDVNAEFTSSLVRWVGLTGVLGLVASAVMFLVLRSVRRGLGGDLEVAIETAHRISRGDLTTNVSTAERDTGSLMHALAIMQSGLTEAVERIRLGAENINVGANEIAAGNMDLSQRTEEQAAALVQTASSMDQMTANVRLNADSAEQASRLAGQAAEVAIRGSSVVDDVVRTMGEITFSSQRIGDIIGVIDGIAFQTNILALNAAVEAARAGEQGRGFAVVASEVRSLAQRSAMAAKEIKALIESSTSTVDEGAALVANAGETMGEIVRSVQRVSQILGEISHASQEQSSGIEQVNRAMAEMDKVTQQNAALVEEAAAAAQSLKDQAGALRDAISGFALPA; via the coding sequence ATGACACTAAATCAAAAGCTCAGCTCAATGATGGCTGTGCTGTGGATGGGCCTGGTCCTGATCGCCGTGGCGGGGGTATGGCAATACCGAACGGCGTTAATCCAGGACCGCCGCGATCAGTTGAAAACAGTCGTCCAGCAGGGAGAAAGCGTCGTCAAACACTACTATGCGCTCACGCAGAAGAACGCCATGAGTGACGACGAGGCGAGAAGACGGACGCTCGAGGCGCTTTCTATCATGCGCTATGGGAAGGACGGATACCTTACGGTCAACGACTCTCGACCTGTCATGCTCATGCATCCGTTCGCGCCAGATCTCGTCAGTAAAGACCAGTCTGGTTTTGCGGACCCGACCGGCAAACATCTCTTTCAGGAACTTGTAAAAGTCAGCAACAAGGACGGGGGGGGCTTCGTTGACTACGTCTGGTACAGGCCAGGCGGCAGCCGGGACACGCCGGTGCAAAAGACCTCGTATGCGTTGCGATTCGCACCTTGGGACATGATTATTGTTACCGGCATGTACATGGACGATGTGAACGCCGAGTTCACAAGTTCGCTCGTCCGGTGGGTCGGTCTTACCGGCGTACTCGGACTTGTCGCTAGCGCCGTGATGTTTCTTGTGCTTCGTAGCGTGCGGCGTGGACTAGGAGGCGATCTCGAGGTCGCGATCGAGACAGCGCATCGCATCTCCCGCGGTGATCTTACGACCAACGTATCGACCGCCGAGAGAGATACGGGCAGCCTTATGCATGCGCTAGCGATAATGCAATCGGGACTGACGGAAGCTGTCGAGCGCATCCGATTAGGTGCCGAGAATATCAACGTCGGGGCGAATGAAATTGCCGCCGGCAATATGGATCTTTCGCAGCGCACGGAGGAGCAGGCCGCAGCGCTCGTTCAAACAGCTTCCAGCATGGATCAGATGACGGCCAACGTGAGACTTAATGCTGATAGCGCAGAGCAAGCCTCAAGGCTTGCCGGGCAGGCAGCGGAAGTCGCCATACGCGGGAGCAGCGTGGTCGATGACGTCGTGCGCACAATGGGTGAAATTACGTTCAGCTCCCAGAGAATTGGCGACATCATTGGCGTGATCGACGGAATTGCGTTCCAGACCAACATTCTGGCGCTCAACGCGGCCGTCGAGGCTGCTCGAGCGGGCGAGCAAGGCCGTGGATTTGCCGTCGTAGCATCAGAGGTGCGAAGCCTCGCGCAACGCTCGGCAATGGCCGCCAAGGAAATCAAGGCGCTTATCGAATCCTCCACAAGCACCGTCGACGAAGGCGCTGCGCTTGTCGCTAACGCAGGCGAGACTATGGGCGAGATTGTGCGATCTGTGCAGCGCGTCAGTCAGATTCTCGGGGAAATCAGTCATGCATCTCAAGAGCAAAGCTCGGGTATTGAGCAGGTGAATCGGGCGATGGCCGAAATGGATAAAGTGACGCAACAAAACGCTGCCCTGGTGGAAGAGGCGGCCGCTGCGGCGCAGTCTCTAAAGGATCAAGCCGGCGCGCTTCGCGATGCAATCTCGGGGTTTGCGCTCCCTGCTTAA